TGGGATCTAAAACTCCAGGCTCCCCTGTGAATTGCAAGGCTTTTATTGTTGGATTCCTGTTTTTAGACACTGTGGGGCAAGGGGTCATGTTTTCTGCATCATGCAGGTGAGCAGGCAAGTGGCTTCCTTGAGTCTTCCTTGAGAGCAAAGAGGTTCCCATCAACAATAGGGGCTGGCTTTAATTCTTTcctgcaaagagaaagccaaatgaggcctcagagggaaaggagaactCATGCCCCACTGACCATGCACCGAGAAACCTCCTGGAAGGACCTGTAGCCTGTTTGCAATTTCTCTTGTGTCTCACAAGGACCAGGGAGCCTGGTCCCCAACCTGTTGAGACTAGCTCTGTAAAGAGCCTCCAATCCAGCCAGATGGGAGAGGGCACTTTGTAGGACATCATATTTACCTGTGGGAcagaaaggggaggagctgaCAGGGCTCCATGTGAACCTGTGGGCAGCTGGTGCCCCACAGGGAACTGACTCCTGTCGCATGGAGATGATGCCCCTCAGAGTTCTGCAGCTGAGGCAGTGAATTGTCCTACCAGTTCTAGGGACAATAAGGGTTCTCTTTAATTCAATCCTCGAATGCCCCAGGCCTGGCATCCACACAGTGGCCTTGGATGTAcagagaacaggaaaacagaGGACTGTTTTGGAGCTGGTGTGGTAGGCTTGATAGGTCAGGATAAAAGACCCAGGCTGGTGAAGGGTGCCAGGCCCCAAGCTTGTGCAGCTAGACTTGGGAGGCTGTGTCAGGAAGACTGATGGAGGCCACACTTGAGCTGGAGTCTAGTGTGGCTTGTCTGAGCTGAGCAGCCCGGCCCCATTCATGCAGCCTGAGAGTCCCTTCCTGCCCCATCCTCCTGCCATCCTCAATTAGGTGTGTCACATTTCTGTATTCACAGAAAAGCTTCAGATGTGGGGAGGGGCACAAGCCCCACCCCTAGTCAGACACAGAGACTCACGATGACATTGGTTATGTGTgtcttgtcttcctctgtcaACTTGCTATCGACACAGTTCTTCATTCTTTCAGCCTCTTCCAGTAAGTCAGGGTTATTAGTGTATGCTTTCACATGCTGAAGATAGTCCTTCGAGTTCCCGTGAAAAAATAGTTCAACTTTTCTCTCTATTACTGGGCAAAGGCCACAATCTGGAACACAAAAACAAGGTCACCCTCCCTTGAAAGTCAGGCATCAGCATAGACCAGGGGATAGAGGGAGTAAGAGCCTGGAGAGCCTGCATCCCTG
This portion of the Apodemus sylvaticus chromosome 1, mApoSyl1.1, whole genome shotgun sequence genome encodes:
- the LOC127682684 gene encoding major allergen I polypeptide chain 1-like, with product MKLAVALVLLGAALLLTSGGDCGLCPVIERKVELFFHGNSKDYLQHVKAYTNNPDLLEEAERMKNCVDSKLTEEDKTHITNVIERIKASPYC